The genomic region CCACGAACTCGCGCGCGGCGACCAAGACGTCTCCAAGCACCGCCTGCGCGGTCGGGAGAGCGCCCGCGCCCTTTCCATAGAAAAGCATCGACCCGGTGGCCTCACCCTGCAGGTAGATCCCGTTGAACTCATCGCGCACGTCGGCGAGGAGATACCGCTTGGGGATGAAGGCGGGGTGCACGCGGAGATCGAGCCCTTCGGAGTCTCGGAGCGCGATCCCGAGAAGCTTCACCGTGTAGCCGAAGCGATCCGCCTGGCGAAGATCCTCCAGCTCCATCCCGATGATGCCTTCGGTCGGGATCGAGCCGTGCGCGACGTCCATCCGAAACGCGCGGCGCACGAGGATCGCGAGCTTCTGCGCGGTGTCCGCGCCGGAAAGGTCGAGGGTGGGGTCGGCTTCGGCGAAGCCGAGCGTCTGCGCCGCGGCGAGGGCTTCCGCGAAGTCGCGCCCGTCGCGCTCCATCGTGGATAGGATGAAGTTCGTCGTCCCGTTCAGGATCGCGACCAGGAGCCGGAAGTGCTCGGTGCGGAGCCCGTGCTCGAGCGCCTGGAGCACCGGAATGCCGCCGCCCGCCGACGCCTCGTAACGGATCGTCGCCTTCGAATCGGCCGCGAGCCGCTCCAGCTCCTCCCCGTGGAGCGCGAGGAGGTGCTTGTTCGCCGTGACCACCGGGATGCCGCGCTTGAGCGCCGCGCGCACCGGCCCGAGCATCGCTTCCCCGCCGACCAGCTCGATCAGGAGATCCACGTCTTCCGCATTTGCGACGGCGAGCGGGTCGGTCCCGACGTGAGCCCCGGAGAGGTCGCATTCACGCCGCTTCCCCGGATCGCGCACGGCGACGCGGGTGACGCGAAGGGTCGCGCCCACGGAGTCCCGGACCAGACGTTCGCGCTGATGAAGGAGCGTGAGGAAGCCTTGGCCAACGACCCCGCATCCCAAAAGGCCGATGCGAACCACGGAGGGGGGCATAGACCTCGGAGGCTACCGAAGGGGTGTGGGGCTGTCAAACCGCGCGGGCGCTCCCGTCGAGAGGGAGACCGCGCGGCCGGCCCGGAGCCGCGTTACGCCGAGAGCCGGCGCAGCTCGTCGTCGCGGCGCGAGATGGACCAGCGCTCGCGGAATGCCTTGAGCGAGAAGGAAGGATCGACCCGCTTCACTTCGCGGGCGGCGCGGGCGAGCCTGCGACGCGCGTCCTTGCTGTGCGTCTTCCGCCACTCCACGTAGCTGTCCAGAAGCTCGTCCCAGGAGCCTGTCCTGTGCGATTTTTCGAAGTGCTCCTGGGTGTCGTGCTCGATGTGATACATCTCCCCCGAGCTGAGCTCGCTCATGAGATGCAGGTACTCACCGCTCATCCACACCATGACCTTGGTGTAGGCCTCGAAGTTCCGCGAGAGCTTGTCCATCACCTCGGCGATGGCGGCGCCGCGCCCGAAGAGCCGCTCCGCGTAGGCCGAGGCGAATTGATAGTAGGATTTCCCGCGTCCGGTGAGGCGGCTCTGAGCGTCCTCCTGTGGTTCCGGCACGTCTCCGACCAGCGACGACTCGCCGAAAATGCCGAGCGAGACGTAGAGGAAATCCGCGTTCGCCTTGTACACGCGATAGCGCAGCCTCTGATCCTTCGTCTCCTGCACGCGCGCGAAGACGTCCGCATCGCGTGTCGAGATGAAGTTCGATTGCAACAGGTCGTGCTGCCCCGTCACGACGCCCGCGAGGAGCGATGCGGTATAGACGTTCACGTCCTCGTCATATTCCTTGAGGTCGGAGGGCATCTCCGAATCGATCCGCGAAAGGAGGAAGTTATTGATAAAAAAGTAGCCGACATCCTCCCGGGGAGGATTCGCGATCGCCGCCAGGTCCGTAGCCAACTTGATGTAGGATTTGTTGCTCACCGTTTCGCTCTCCGTACCCCTGTGCCCCACGGCGCGGGTCCACTTGTGCGTTTTGCACGATCCATGCCATCGAGGCCGCGTATTTGGGCCGTCCCGAAGGGAACCCTCCAAACCATACAATCAGTTTGCCGCTAGCGAGTTGGGGCGCCTCACGTTTCGGAATCCGGGCCGCCCAATTCCAAGCCGGTGGATCACAGATGTTGCGGAAGCAGCATGTAGAGGAAACTTCGCATCACGACGGTGAAATACACCGCAAATAATGTAACCACAGCACCATGGATCCATTTCACCTTTTTACGATAGCGCCAGAGGAAGACGCACCCGAGCGTGGGAACCAAGGTCTTGTAGAGCCAGAAGATGTATGGGGAGTGCTCGAGCAGGAAGGCCATGATCCGGTTGGCCTCCACCATGAATCGTGCATTCAGCAAGTAGACGGTCTGGGCCGCGTCGATGAAGTTGAGGGCTCCGACCAGCCAGAGGAGCCAGAAGAGGCGTTGCTCGGCTCGCGCCGCGGCGCGCCGATCCCTGCGCCGGCGCTGAAGGCCGCGCCGGTCCGATCCCTCGAACTTCGCCATCGCTCCTCCTCGAATCCGATCGCGGGGGATGAAGCGCTGGGGCAAGTATCGGCAAATGGGAGATGAACTTGCGCCCGATTTGACAGGCCTCAAACCCGATGCTAGTCTGCGTCCCATTCCACTTGGGAGGCCCGGGTTTCCATGGAAGTCCTGATCGGCAGCGACGCTATCCAGAGCCGGGTCCGCGAGATCGGAAAGCAGATCGCGCGCGACCACCCAGAGGGCGCCCCGCTTTTGATCGGGGTGCTCCGCGGGTGCGTCATCTTCATGGCCGACCTCATGAAAAGCCTTCCGATTCCCCACGAGATCGACTTCATCAGCATCTCCAGCTACGAGCATTCGTCCTTGTCCTCGGGGACGCCACGGCTCGTGAAGGACATCGGGCGCGACATCGCGGGCCGCGACGTGATCATCGTCGAGGACATCGTGGACACCGGCTACACGCTGGAATTCCTGCGCCGGACGTTTCTCGCGCGGAACCCGGCCTCCCTCAAGACCGTGGCGCTCCTCGACAAGAGACCGCGTCGCGAGTGCCCGGTGCCTATCGACTACATTGGATTTGAGATCCCGGATCGCTTCGTGGTGGGCTACGGCCTCGATTTCGCGGAGCGTTTCCGGCACCTTCCCTACATCGCCGCGCTCTCCCCCGAGGAGCTTACGCCCCGGCCGGCCGTCCGCTCCCTGGGAGCGGCGTAGCATGGTTTCGCATTCCCAGCGCCGGGGAATCCTGATCGGAATCGCGGGCGGAACCGGCGCCGGCAAGACCCTCGTCGCGCAATCAATCGCCCAGGACCTGGGAAGCGAATCGGTCCTGCTCCTGGAGCAGGACTCCTATTACAAAGACCTCCACCACATTCCGCTCGGGGAACGCGAGAATCGGAACTTCGACCACCCTGACGCTTTCGATCGCGATCTCTTGCGCACCCACTTGGAGAAGCTTCTCGCGGGAGGCGAGGCGGACATGCCGGTCTACGACATGCGCACCCACACGCGCGTGAGCCAGCCGCTCCGGATCCAGGGACGCCGCATCATCATGCTCGACGGCCTGCTGGTGCTCGAGGATCCCGGGCTCCGCCACTTGATGGACATCAAGATCTACGTCGATGCCGACCCCGACATTCGATTCATCCGCCGCCTGAAGCGCGATCTCACCGAGCGCGGCCGCACGCTGGATCAGGTGATCCGCCAATACGAATCCAGCGTGCGCCCGATGCACCTGCAGTTCGTCGAGCCCTCGAAGCGCTACGCCGACCTCGTGATCCCCGAGGGGGGCTACAACTTCGTCGCGATCGACCTCATCAAGACCAAGATCCGCTCCCTCCTCGCCGAGACGGCATGACGACGAGCGGTGATCCCGCGCCGCCCGTCGGCGCCGAGACCTAGACCGTGATGAGCTGGATTCCCCTGGTCAACTTTCCCCTCGAGTGGGCCGCCCTCGCGCTCTTGGTCGCGGGGGCGATCTACTGGGAGCGCGGCGCGCTGAGCGGGGTCGGGATCGAGGGCTGCGTGCTGGCGGCGATGCTCGGGCTCTGCTTGGGATACGAGTGGAGCGGAAGATACGACATCGCGGCCGCGGCGGCGGCCGGGGGGGCTGCAGCCTTCGCCCTGGTCGCCGGCGCGCTCCTCCTCTCCTTTCGCGCCGATCCCATCGTCGGAAGCCTCTGCCTGAGCCTCGTACCGGCCTGCGCCCTGGGGCTTCTCTCCCGCGCGGGCCCGCTACGCCTCATGACGGAGGCACCTCCCCCGGGGCTGATCGGCGGCACGCCCTTCGCGGGCACCTACGCCGAGGATTTGATCGCCAACCCCTGGCTTCTCGCCTCCCCCCTCGTGCTCGCACTCGCGGCATTCATGTTACTGAAGACGCCGTACGGTCTCAGGCTGCGCGCGTATTCCGAGACGCCCGCCCTCGCGCGGCGAGGACCCGGACGGGTCGTGTGGGTGCGCCTGTCGGGAGCCGCGCTCGGCGCGCTCTGGGCTGTGCCCGCCGCCGCAATCCTGCTCCGCGCGCATCCCGCCTCCCCCCCGTTCGGGTTGGGGTTGATCGCGCTCGCGTGCGTGCTCGCCGGACGGTGGGGATTCGTGCCGGGGATCCTGATGGCGGCGGGGCCCGCCCTCTTGCGCACGCTTCGCCCTTATGCTCCGGCCGGGGCGCCGGGTGGGATCGCTCTGGATGCCGCGCCGTTCGTGCTGGCGCTCGTGTACGTGATCCTCTTCTCCCGCCGCGCGCTCCGGGCATCGGCGTCACCGCAATCGCGTCTGGATCCGGACGTCTTGTGACGCGGGCCCCGGCCCTCGATCCCGAGGAGGCGCTCCAGGTCATCCGCCGCCGCACCACCCTCGTGCCGAAGGTGGCGCTCGTGCTCGGGAGCGGCCTCGGCATCCTGGCCGAGGGGGTCGCCTGGGAGGCAACGCTCTCGACGGAGGAGATCCCCGGCCTTCCGCGCTCCACCGTCGCGGGGCACTCGAGCCGTCTTCTCTTCGGGCGCTGGTCGGGACGCGCGGTCGTGGTCGCGCAAGGGCGGGCGCACCTCTACGAGGGGTACACCGCCGAGGAGGTCACCCGCGCGGTGAGGCTCTTCGCCACGCTCGGCGCACGATCTCTCGTGCTGACCAATGCGGCGGGAGGCATCGCGTCTCGGATGACGCCCGGAACCCTGATGCTGGTCGAAGATCACGTCAATCTCCAATGGCGGGCGCCCGGCCGCGTTGCCGGGCGCGCGGCTCCTGGGGCCACAGGCGGAGCGCGGGCCAAGCCGGGCCCGGGCCCGACCGCCCCGCCGAACCAGCGCGGGCTCACGTCGCGCCCGGTCTACTCGCGGGATCTCCTCGCCAAGGCGGCGCGCGCCGCGGTGAACGCGGGCGTGCGCGCCGAGCGCGGGATCTTGGGCGTGACCCTCGGGCCCTCCTACGAAACGCCCGCCGAGATCGCGATGCTCGAGCGGATGGGCGCGGACGCCGTCTGCATGTCCACGGCGGCCGAGGTCGCCGCCGCGAACGAGATCGCGTTGCCGGTCGCGTGCATCTCGTGCGTCACCAACTGGGCGGCCGGAAAAAGCCCCGTTCGATTGAAGCACGAGGACGTCACGGCCGGCGTCGCCGCCGCGGCGCCCGCGCTCCGCTCCGTCATCGAGCGGCTCATCCTCTCGCTGGCGTAGCGGGTGGGGCCACTCCTCCACGCGTGGGATGCCTGGCTCCTCTGCCTGGTGCTCGCAGGGGTCGTCCCCTTCCACGGGCTTCTCGCCTACGGGCGATTGAAGTCGGGGCCCGACCCGATCCCGACCCAGGCCAAGCTCCGCCTCTACGCCACGATCGTCGTCATGGAGTGGGCCCTCGTCGCGCTGACCTTGGCCGTCCTCGGCCACCACGGGCTCACGCTCGGCGATCTGGGACAGCGAATCGCGAATCCCAGGCTCACGCTCCTCGCGACCTTGCTCGGTCTTCTGGGGCTCGGCGCGATCACCGCCCTGAACGTCCGGCAGATCCGCGGCGCCCCGCCTGAAGAGCTCAAGCGCGCGGTCGGGCGCGCGCGCAAGTTCGTGCCGGTTGGACCCGCGGAGGTCGCCGCGTTCACATTCGTCGCGCTGACGGCGGGGATCTGCGAGGAGATTCTCTACCGGGGGTGGCTCGTGAGCTTCCTGGGAGCGGCGTTCGGCTCGATCTGGACCGGCCTCATCGTCGCGGCGTTTCTATTCGGGCTCGGCCACGCGTATCAGGGGAGACAGGGGATTCTGGCGACGGGGGTCCTGGGGCTCTTCTTCGGGGGGATGTTCGTGGCCGCCAAGAGCCTCGTGCCGGGGCAGGTGCTCCACGCCGCGATCGACCTCGTGAACGGGGTTCTGGCGGGCGGTCTCGTGAGGAGGCTCGGGGCGATGTCGGGCGGTCCGGGAGGGGCGCCGGGGCCCGTCGACCCGACCCCGCCGCCTACCGCAACGTGACCTTCGTGATCCGGTCCCCGGGCATGAGCCGCTCCACAACCTCCATCCCCTGCGTGACCTTCCCGAACGCGGTGTAGCGGGCTTCGAGCCGCGGCTGCGGCGAGAGGGTGATGAACCATTGACTCCCGCCGGTGTCCTTTCCCGAGAGCGCCATCCCCACGGTTCCGGCTTCATATGGGCGGTCGTTGTACTCGCACGGAATCATGTAGCCCGGTCCGCCCCACCCGTCCCCCCTCGGGCAGCCATCCTGGACGACGAAGTTCGGGACCACGCGGTGAAACGCCATTCCGTCGAAGAATTTCGCCCGCGCCAGCTTCACGAAGTTCTCGACGGTCCCGGGCGCGCGGGCGCGGTCGAACGCGATCGTGATGAGGCCCCGCTCCGTGTGAAGGAGCGCCGTGCGCGGAGCCGGGCTGGCACTCGCCGCAAGGAGGAGCGGGTTCTTCACGAGGCCGATCGAATCGGGCGGGAGCCCGAGCGCCAGGCACACGGTCTCCCGGATCCGGCGCTCCGGATCGCGGCGCATCCGGGCGAGCGCTGCCAGAGCGTCCC from Candidatus Eisenbacteria bacterium harbors:
- a CDS encoding purine-nucleoside phosphorylase, which produces MRARRTVGIRAGDPDGGGARPLAHASPLCSGRGAGWDRSGCRAVRAGARVRDPLLPPRAPGIGVTAIASGSGRLVTRAPALDPEEALQVIRRRTTLVPKVALVLGSGLGILAEGVAWEATLSTEEIPGLPRSTVAGHSSRLLFGRWSGRAVVVAQGRAHLYEGYTAEEVTRAVRLFATLGARSLVLTNAAGGIASRMTPGTLMLVEDHVNLQWRAPGRVAGRAAPGATGGARAKPGPGPTAPPNQRGLTSRPVYSRDLLAKAARAAVNAGVRAERGILGVTLGPSYETPAEIAMLERMGADAVCMSTAAEVAAANEIALPVACISCVTNWAAGKSPVRLKHEDVTAGVAAAAPALRSVIERLILSLA
- a CDS encoding uridine kinase, whose amino-acid sequence is MVSHSQRRGILIGIAGGTGAGKTLVAQSIAQDLGSESVLLLEQDSYYKDLHHIPLGERENRNFDHPDAFDRDLLRTHLEKLLAGGEADMPVYDMRTHTRVSQPLRIQGRRIIMLDGLLVLEDPGLRHLMDIKIYVDADPDIRFIRRLKRDLTERGRTLDQVIRQYESSVRPMHLQFVEPSKRYADLVIPEGGYNFVAIDLIKTKIRSLLAETA
- the hpt gene encoding hypoxanthine phosphoribosyltransferase, encoding MEVLIGSDAIQSRVREIGKQIARDHPEGAPLLIGVLRGCVIFMADLMKSLPIPHEIDFISISSYEHSSLSSGTPRLVKDIGRDIAGRDVIIVEDIVDTGYTLEFLRRTFLARNPASLKTVALLDKRPRRECPVPIDYIGFEIPDRFVVGYGLDFAERFRHLPYIAALSPEELTPRPAVRSLGAA
- a CDS encoding CPBP family intramembrane metalloprotease → MGPLLHAWDAWLLCLVLAGVVPFHGLLAYGRLKSGPDPIPTQAKLRLYATIVVMEWALVALTLAVLGHHGLTLGDLGQRIANPRLTLLATLLGLLGLGAITALNVRQIRGAPPEELKRAVGRARKFVPVGPAEVAAFTFVALTAGICEEILYRGWLVSFLGAAFGSIWTGLIVAAFLFGLGHAYQGRQGILATGVLGLFFGGMFVAAKSLVPGQVLHAAIDLVNGVLAGGLVRRLGAMSGGPGGAPGPVDPTPPPTAT
- a CDS encoding homoserine dehydrogenase, with protein sequence MPPSVVRIGLLGCGVVGQGFLTLLHQRERLVRDSVGATLRVTRVAVRDPGKRRECDLSGAHVGTDPLAVANAEDVDLLIELVGGEAMLGPVRAALKRGIPVVTANKHLLALHGEELERLAADSKATIRYEASAGGGIPVLQALEHGLRTEHFRLLVAILNGTTNFILSTMERDGRDFAEALAAAQTLGFAEADPTLDLSGADTAQKLAILVRRAFRMDVAHGSIPTEGIIGMELEDLRQADRFGYTVKLLGIALRDSEGLDLRVHPAFIPKRYLLADVRDEFNGIYLQGEATGSMLFYGKGAGALPTAQAVLGDVLVAAREFVAGVRFLAGAAKPEPGERVPLDAVRTKYYLRLIVEDRPGVLAQVAACLGGSNVSVAQMFQAEGFRGEASITMLTHEAGDRDVREAVRGIANLPSMRKTPRAVRIFDL